One Streptomyces sp. NBC_00554 DNA segment encodes these proteins:
- a CDS encoding Fpg/Nei family DNA glycosylase codes for MPELPEVEALKDFLADHLVGRQVVRVLPVAISVLKTYDPPVTAFEGREVTAVRRHGKFLDIEADGLHFVTHLARAGWLQWKDTLPDGRPRPGKGPLALRVALETGEGFDLTEAGTQKKLAVYLVRDPAEIPGVARLGPDPLAEDFDEVRFAKLLEGERRQLKGALRDQSLIAGVGNAYSDEILHAARMSPFKLAATLSPEETRRLYEALRSTLTEAVERSHGVAAGRLKAEKKSGLRVHGRTGEPCPVCGDTIREVSFSDSSLQYCPTCQTGGKPLADRRMSKLLK; via the coding sequence ATGCCGGAACTGCCCGAGGTCGAAGCACTCAAGGACTTCCTGGCCGACCACCTCGTCGGCCGTCAGGTCGTGCGCGTGCTGCCCGTCGCCATCAGCGTCCTGAAGACGTACGACCCTCCCGTCACCGCCTTCGAGGGCCGCGAGGTCACGGCCGTGCGCCGGCACGGCAAGTTCCTCGACATCGAGGCGGACGGCCTGCACTTCGTGACGCACCTGGCCCGCGCGGGCTGGCTGCAGTGGAAGGACACGCTGCCCGACGGCCGGCCCCGCCCCGGCAAGGGCCCGCTCGCACTGCGCGTCGCCCTGGAGACCGGCGAGGGCTTCGACCTCACCGAGGCCGGCACCCAGAAGAAGCTCGCCGTGTACCTCGTAAGGGACCCGGCGGAGATCCCCGGCGTCGCCCGGCTCGGCCCCGACCCGCTCGCCGAGGACTTCGACGAGGTGCGGTTCGCCAAACTGCTCGAAGGCGAGCGGCGCCAGCTGAAGGGCGCGCTGCGCGACCAGAGCCTCATCGCGGGCGTGGGGAACGCGTACAGCGACGAGATCCTGCACGCCGCCCGGATGTCGCCCTTCAAGCTCGCCGCCACGCTGAGTCCCGAGGAGACACGGCGCCTGTACGAGGCGCTGCGCTCCACGCTCACCGAGGCCGTCGAGCGCTCCCACGGAGTGGCGGCCGGACGCCTGAAGGCGGAGAAGAAGAGCGGACTGCGGGTGCACGGCAGAACGGGCGAGCCCTGCCCGGTCTGCGGCGACACCATCCGGGAGGTGTCCTTCAGCGACTCCTCGCTGCAGTACTGCCCGACCTGCCAGACGGGCGGGAAGCCGCTCGCGGACCGGCGGATGTCAAAGCTCCTCAAGTAG
- a CDS encoding anti-sigma factor — protein MRSLERHRDVGAYALGVLNEADAFRFEDHLMECPQCAAHVSEFRPAARQLMLYRRATPRSVHPFAAPGPRLLDRLLGEVANRHRAGRRRWLYAVAASVVFAAGGPAIAIVTADGSPSTLIAATDTETGVWAQVTSEDRAWGSEVDVQVKDLGGPRACQLVVIGKDGSEQTVTSWMAQGDNNGEAASMQGGAALQSEEISRYEVRTTEGERLVTLKPGTGS, from the coding sequence ATGAGGTCCCTGGAACGGCATCGCGACGTCGGCGCATACGCGCTCGGCGTGCTGAATGAGGCGGACGCCTTCCGCTTCGAGGATCACCTCATGGAGTGCCCTCAGTGCGCCGCCCATGTGAGTGAATTCCGGCCTGCGGCACGGCAGTTGATGCTGTACCGCCGGGCCACCCCGCGCTCCGTGCACCCCTTCGCCGCCCCCGGGCCCAGGCTTCTGGACCGGCTGCTCGGCGAGGTGGCGAACCGGCACCGGGCCGGGCGCAGGCGTTGGCTGTACGCGGTGGCCGCCTCCGTCGTGTTCGCGGCGGGCGGGCCCGCGATCGCGATCGTGACGGCGGACGGCTCACCGAGCACCCTGATCGCCGCGACCGACACGGAGACCGGCGTCTGGGCCCAGGTCACGTCCGAGGACCGGGCCTGGGGCAGTGAGGTCGACGTACAGGTCAAGGACCTGGGAGGCCCCCGCGCCTGTCAGCTCGTCGTGATCGGCAAGGACGGTTCCGAGCAGACGGTGACGAGCTGGATGGCGCAGGGGGACAACAACGGCGAGGCCGCCAGCATGCAGGGCGGCGCCGCGTTGCAGTCCGAGGAGATCAGCCGGTACGAGGTGCGCACGACGGAGGGCGAGCGCCTCGTGACGCTCAAGCCCGGCACCGGAAGCTGA
- a CDS encoding SpoIIE family protein phosphatase: MVDRGASALSLPDDWPAHPDPILALNRMGSFDWDLDSGLFQMDAQAHEVFDVHPEEYDGHPETLAMRVPPPEAIRLDTLVSQALKDGSENYGAYFRIRCRDGTLRWTHTQGYIRRDETGRPRRIIGIVRDATQELNERAARREQAAHFQARRQQTSVVQLTTAALAHARTVQDVIDVLEDTHGLTHLGATSLVMGLVEAGRINMVAAGPQDSYVPGTRITRIDAQYPMNEVVRTLVPHFIESPEEFAEAYPLLWPHITDLKITSAAYLPLIVQARPIGAIGLLYNDRHGFSEEDRNVLLALGSSIAQSLQRAMFYEQEKDLAKGLQQAMLPRSIPSVPGADIAVRYRSASLGRDIGGDWYDVIPLPGGRVGAVIGDVQGHDTHAAAVMGQLRIVLRAYAAEGHTPATVMARASVFLKELDTERFATCLYAEADLSTGVVQLVRAGHMDPLVRQPDGTCRRQPVEGGLPLGLSADFGRLEYPVSTFELDPGQTLMLYTDGLVEQPGISLGEGVRTLRELVSTGPDDVHDLADRLIEVAEDRGGDDDVALLLLRRRGLTTHQTGGRLQQHVAAGDPEALAAARHMIRAAVDAWGAGERADEIELVADEMITNALLHTEGSAVVTLRVLTGSDRRLRAEVEDSSSALPRRREAGESGVSGRGLLLVDRLTDVWGVEARGGGKVVWCEFIVPERD; this comes from the coding sequence GATCGGGGAGCGAGCGCCCTGTCACTCCCGGACGACTGGCCCGCCCACCCGGATCCGATCCTGGCGCTCAACCGCATGGGCAGCTTCGACTGGGACCTGGACTCCGGTCTGTTCCAGATGGACGCCCAGGCCCACGAGGTCTTCGACGTGCACCCCGAGGAATACGACGGGCACCCGGAGACCCTGGCCATGCGCGTGCCCCCGCCCGAGGCCATACGCCTCGACACCCTGGTCTCCCAGGCGCTCAAGGACGGCAGCGAGAACTACGGCGCCTACTTCCGCATCCGCTGCAGAGACGGCACGCTGCGCTGGACCCACACCCAGGGCTACATCCGCCGCGACGAGACCGGCAGGCCCCGCCGGATCATCGGCATCGTGCGCGACGCGACGCAGGAGCTGAACGAGCGCGCGGCGCGCCGTGAGCAGGCCGCCCATTTCCAGGCCAGGCGCCAGCAGACGAGCGTCGTGCAGCTCACCACGGCGGCACTCGCCCACGCCCGCACCGTCCAGGACGTCATCGACGTCCTGGAGGACACCCACGGCCTCACCCACCTCGGCGCGACGAGCCTGGTCATGGGCCTGGTGGAGGCCGGCCGCATCAATATGGTCGCCGCGGGGCCCCAGGACAGCTATGTGCCGGGCACCCGGATCACGCGCATCGACGCCCAGTACCCGATGAACGAGGTCGTACGGACCCTGGTGCCGCACTTCATCGAGTCGCCGGAGGAGTTCGCCGAGGCGTATCCCCTGCTGTGGCCGCACATCACCGACCTGAAGATCACCTCGGCCGCGTATCTGCCGCTCATCGTGCAGGCCCGGCCCATCGGCGCGATCGGCCTGCTCTACAACGACCGGCACGGCTTCTCGGAGGAGGACCGCAACGTCCTCCTCGCGCTCGGCAGCAGCATCGCGCAGAGCCTCCAACGGGCCATGTTCTACGAGCAGGAGAAGGACCTCGCCAAGGGCCTCCAGCAGGCCATGCTGCCGCGCTCCATCCCCAGCGTGCCCGGCGCCGACATCGCCGTCCGCTACCGCTCCGCCTCCCTCGGCAGGGACATCGGCGGCGACTGGTACGACGTGATCCCGCTGCCCGGCGGCCGCGTCGGCGCCGTCATCGGCGACGTACAGGGCCATGACACGCACGCCGCCGCCGTCATGGGCCAGCTGCGCATCGTGCTGCGCGCCTACGCCGCCGAGGGCCACACCCCCGCCACCGTGATGGCCCGCGCCTCCGTCTTCCTGAAGGAACTCGACACCGAACGCTTTGCGACCTGCCTGTACGCGGAGGCCGATCTGTCCACCGGCGTCGTCCAGCTGGTCAGGGCCGGCCACATGGACCCCCTGGTCCGGCAGCCCGACGGCACCTGCCGACGACAGCCCGTGGAAGGGGGCTTGCCGCTGGGCCTGTCCGCCGACTTCGGGCGCCTCGAGTACCCGGTCAGCACCTTCGAGCTGGACCCCGGCCAGACGCTGATGCTGTACACCGACGGCCTGGTCGAGCAGCCCGGCATCTCCCTCGGCGAAGGCGTGCGCACCCTCAGGGAGCTCGTCAGCACCGGCCCGGACGACGTCCACGACCTTGCCGACCGGCTCATCGAGGTGGCCGAGGACCGCGGTGGCGACGACGACGTCGCGCTGCTGCTCCTGCGCCGCCGCGGCCTCACCACCCACCAGACCGGCGGCAGACTCCAGCAGCATGTCGCGGCCGGCGACCCCGAGGCGCTCGCCGCGGCCCGGCACATGATCCGCGCCGCCGTCGACGCCTGGGGCGCAGGGGAGCGTGCCGACGAGATCGAGCTGGTCGCCGACGAAATGATCACCAACGCCCTGCTGCACACCGAGGGCTCCGCCGTCGTCACCCTGCGCGTCCTGACCGGCTCCGACCGCAGACTGCGCGCCGAGGTCGAGGACTCCTCCAGCGCCCTGCCGCGCCGCCGCGAGGCCGGGGAGTCCGGTGTCTCGGGCCGCGGCCTCCTTCTCGTCGACCGGCTCACCGATGTCTGGGGCGTGGAGGCCCGCGGTGGCGGCAAAGTCGTGTGGTGCGAGTTCATCGTTCCGGAACGGGACTGA